The following proteins are co-located in the Microbacterium immunditiarum genome:
- a CDS encoding MarR family transcriptional regulator: MTTPSTPSGLTEAQLEVWASLATLLVRLPAALDAQLQRDSGLTHFEHGLLFALDAAPDHTLRLSTLAGYASSTLSRLSRATSRLEQKGWVRREIDPADGRVTLAVLTDSGRDLVARSTPAHHALVRQLVFEPLTDHQARQLGAISHRIAQAVDPAATWTPARPTQSP; encoded by the coding sequence GTGACGACACCCTCTACGCCATCCGGTCTCACCGAGGCCCAGCTCGAGGTGTGGGCATCCCTCGCGACGCTCCTCGTGCGACTCCCCGCAGCACTGGACGCGCAGCTCCAGCGCGACAGCGGCCTGACCCACTTCGAGCACGGCCTGCTCTTCGCGCTCGACGCGGCTCCTGATCACACGCTGCGCTTGAGTACCCTGGCCGGCTACGCGAGCAGCACGCTTTCTCGGCTTTCCCGCGCGACCTCACGATTGGAGCAGAAGGGATGGGTTCGTCGCGAGATCGATCCCGCCGACGGCAGAGTGACGCTCGCCGTGCTCACCGACTCCGGACGCGATCTGGTGGCCCGGTCGACGCCGGCGCACCACGCGCTCGTCCGGCAGCTCGTGTTCGAACCGCTCACCGATCACCAGGCCCGCCAACTCGGCGCCATCAGTCACCGCATCGCCCAGGCCGTGGACCCCGCAGCGACATGGACCCCCGCCCGCCCCACACAATCGCCATAG
- a CDS encoding LysR family transcriptional regulator: MDVRALRYAITLADELHFGRAASRHFIAAQPFGRRIQDLERDLGTRLFDRTSRRVTLTVAGERFLLRARRVLADLDALEALGGQRIDARDSGTLRVGVLGFGLADRWRTVRGVLEMQHPGVRLAFVELDWQNQYELVRTGDVDVAIVHDVGGADGLRIEPALLSPLVAVVPRESELAEAETLDESELDDRPRVRLVGHVGLAAWGGGPPRRGDVQVRTPSSLPAAVAVTGHIGVHGEQASRYFPHPDVRYVPMSGPDAVVAVASRPRDDSPLVTAFRTAVQASEPVLRLEDRAEARSGSERY, from the coding sequence ATGGATGTCCGTGCGTTGCGGTACGCGATCACGCTTGCCGACGAACTCCACTTCGGTCGCGCAGCCAGCCGCCACTTCATAGCCGCTCAGCCGTTCGGCCGAAGGATCCAGGACCTCGAACGCGACCTGGGGACGCGCCTTTTCGATCGCACGAGCAGGCGCGTCACCCTCACGGTCGCGGGGGAGAGATTTCTGCTGCGTGCACGGCGGGTGCTCGCTGACCTGGATGCCCTCGAGGCGCTCGGCGGACAGCGCATCGACGCTCGGGATAGCGGCACACTGCGCGTCGGAGTCCTGGGGTTCGGCCTCGCAGACCGGTGGCGGACGGTCCGCGGCGTGCTGGAGATGCAGCATCCGGGCGTAAGGCTCGCGTTCGTCGAACTGGATTGGCAGAACCAGTACGAACTCGTCCGCACCGGCGATGTCGACGTCGCCATCGTGCACGACGTGGGCGGCGCGGACGGGCTCCGTATCGAACCGGCGCTGCTGTCGCCCCTCGTCGCCGTCGTGCCGCGCGAGTCGGAGCTTGCCGAAGCGGAGACCCTGGACGAATCGGAGTTGGACGATCGGCCGCGCGTGCGGCTCGTCGGCCACGTGGGCCTCGCCGCCTGGGGAGGCGGTCCACCGCGGAGGGGCGACGTGCAGGTTCGCACTCCGAGCAGCCTGCCAGCCGCGGTCGCCGTGACCGGCCATATCGGCGTGCACGGAGAGCAGGCATCGCGATACTTCCCGCACCCCGACGTGCGCTACGTGCCGATGTCCGGACCGGACGCCGTGGTTGCCGTCGCATCGCGGCCCCGGGACGACTCTCCGCTGGTCACGGCTTTCCGCACAGCCGTGCAGGCGAGCGAGCCCGTGCTGCGCCTCGAAGACCGCGCGGAGGCACGGAGCGGGAGCGAGCGGTACTGA
- a CDS encoding amidohydrolase family protein, with protein MSAHRTVVHGGHVLTMDPDIGDLPVGDVLIEDGRIAAVGRDLGVTDAEVIDASGHFVLPGLIDTHRHTWQSLVRGICADWTLADYWFGMRLGISPEYTPEDVRLGNFVGATEALSAGVTTILDFSHCNNTPAHADGAVAGLRDAGIRAVFGYGFFESSPGSSRFGDHAARIADFHRVADTYFADEGLLTLGVALAEVFGQPWAMTVAELEAARARGALLVNHTGCVFGGVIVRGVEEMDALGLLGPDIVHVHCTDLGDADWERLARSGGKVSISVQTEMNMGFGRPVFDQCRRHGIAPTMSTDITSLNSGDIWHELRFGLACARADAFDPILDSAAMPESVPVTAREAMDWATVNAAAALGMSDRIGSLTPGKRADLQLVGGPALEQHPHIDPYGTLLFQTTTADVRTVLVDGRVVKRDGRLLTADLTDVTRRADAAAQRILDRVRAAGRTLPGTPPGALAAVEPLAQPFYQQAVAAAQAALAGAGR; from the coding sequence ATGAGCGCACATCGCACGGTCGTCCACGGCGGCCACGTGCTGACGATGGATCCGGACATCGGGGATCTTCCTGTCGGCGACGTTCTGATCGAGGACGGCCGCATCGCCGCAGTGGGCCGCGATCTCGGAGTGACCGACGCCGAGGTCATCGACGCGTCGGGACACTTCGTGCTGCCAGGGTTGATCGACACCCATCGGCACACGTGGCAATCGCTCGTCCGCGGCATCTGCGCCGACTGGACCTTGGCGGACTACTGGTTCGGCATGAGGTTGGGCATCTCTCCCGAGTACACCCCGGAAGACGTGCGGTTGGGCAACTTCGTCGGGGCCACCGAAGCGCTCAGCGCCGGCGTCACCACGATCCTCGACTTCTCCCACTGCAACAACACGCCGGCCCACGCTGACGGAGCAGTGGCCGGCCTTCGTGATGCGGGCATCCGCGCAGTGTTCGGCTACGGGTTCTTCGAAAGCTCTCCGGGCAGCAGCCGTTTCGGCGACCACGCCGCTCGCATCGCCGACTTCCATCGAGTCGCGGACACCTACTTCGCCGATGAGGGGCTTCTCACGCTCGGCGTCGCCCTGGCGGAGGTCTTCGGGCAGCCCTGGGCGATGACGGTCGCAGAGCTGGAAGCAGCTCGTGCACGCGGGGCCCTGCTGGTCAATCACACCGGGTGCGTCTTCGGGGGCGTCATCGTGCGGGGGGTCGAGGAGATGGACGCCCTCGGCCTGCTCGGTCCCGACATCGTGCATGTGCACTGCACCGACCTCGGCGATGCGGACTGGGAACGTCTTGCCCGCAGCGGCGGAAAGGTCTCCATCTCGGTGCAGACGGAGATGAACATGGGCTTCGGGCGCCCCGTGTTCGACCAATGCCGTCGCCACGGAATCGCGCCGACGATGTCGACCGACATCACATCGCTCAACAGCGGGGACATCTGGCACGAGCTGCGATTCGGGCTGGCCTGCGCGCGCGCCGATGCCTTCGACCCCATCCTCGACTCGGCGGCCATGCCCGAATCCGTTCCCGTAACGGCGCGAGAGGCCATGGACTGGGCCACAGTGAACGCGGCGGCCGCGCTCGGTATGAGCGACCGGATCGGATCCCTCACGCCGGGGAAGCGTGCGGACCTGCAGCTCGTCGGCGGCCCCGCGCTGGAGCAGCATCCGCATATTGATCCCTACGGGACGTTGCTGTTCCAGACGACCACCGCGGATGTGCGCACCGTGCTCGTCGATGGTCGCGTCGTGAAACGTGACGGTCGACTCCTCACCGCGGATCTGACTGACGTGACGCGGCGAGCGGATGCGGCGGCCCAGCGCATCCTCGACCGCGTGCGCGCCGCCGGGCGCACTCTGCCGGGTACGCCGCCGGGCGCTCTGGCGGCCGTCGAGCCGCTCGCGCAGCCGTTCTATCAGCAGGCCGTGGCAGCGGCTCAGGCCGCGCTCGCCGGTGCCGGCCGATGA